The Rosa rugosa chromosome 3, drRosRugo1.1, whole genome shotgun sequence sequence GCGCTGATCAGTACTCCGCCGCGCCGGAGGACCAACTCGCCGCGAACTATGGCGACGTGTCACTCATTCAGCTCCAGTCGATGAAGATGGTCGACGTCAATCTTCGGACGGAGGTCGGAGCTCTAACTGAGGCATTGAAGGACCAGAAGGTTCGGATACGCGGCCGTGCGCAGACGATTAGACCCACCGGGGAGAAGCTGGCGTTTATTGTGGTCAGAGAGAAGGGGTTCACGGTTCAGTGCGTCGTGACGGTTCAGCGGGAGATAGTGAGCTGTCAGATGGTGAAGTACGCGTCGAAGTTGAGCCGCGAGTCGATTATTGACATTGAAGGGGTTGTGTCTAAACCTGATATGGCAATTGCAGGCGCTTCACAGCAGGTGGATGTGCAAGTTAGAAAGTTGTACTGTATAAGTAGGGCTGCTGTTTTACCTATTGAAATTGAGAATGCTGCTCGAAGTGAAAAACCTACTGAGGATGGACAGAATACTCGCTTGAACAACCGAGTACTTGACTTGCGAACAGCGGCCAACCGGGGGATTTTCCGAATCCAGAGTCAAGTTGGAACTATCTTCAGGCAGTTCTTGCTGTCCGAAGGGTTTATTGAAATCCATACACCAAAACTGATCGCTGGTTCAAGTGAAGGTGGGGCTTCGGTGTTTAAGCTGGACTACGTGAAGGGGCAACCTGCCTGCCTTGCCCAGTCACCGCAGCTCCACAAGCAGATGTCCATCTGTGCTGACTTTGGTCGTGTTTTCGAGGTTGGTTCTGTTTTCAGAGCTGAGAACTCTGATACACATAGGCATCTATGTGAGTTCACTGGTCTCGATATTGAGATGGAGATTGAGTGGAGCTATTTTGAGGTTATGGATATTGTTAACAGGTTGTTTGTCAATATGTTtgactatttgaacaaaaattgtgAGAAGGAACTTGAAGCTGTACGAAGGCAGTATCCCTTCGAACCGTTAAAGTACTTGCCTGAGACTCTACGTCTCACTTTTGCGGAAGGTGTTCAAATGCTAAAGGATGCCGGTGTGGAAGTTGATCCTATGGGGGACTTGGATACTaaaaaagagaggaagttgGGCCAAATAGTTTTGGAGAAATATGGCACTGAGTTCTACATACTTCACCGCTATCCGTTGGCTGTGAGGCCTTTCTATACCATGCCTTGCGACGATAATCCTGAATACAGTAATTCGTTTGATGTCTTCATTCGAGGTGAGGAGATTATATCAGGTGCACAACGTATCCATGTACCAGAATTATTGGTCGAACGTGCTGAAGCACGTGGAATTGAAGTTGAGACAGTATCAACATATATTGATTCCTTCAGATACGGTGCACCTCCCCATGGTGGATTTGGAGTAGGGCTGGAGCGTGTTGTGATGCTCTTCTGTGGTTTGAATAACATCCGCAAAACATCTTTATTCCCTCGTGATCCAGACCGGCTAGCTCCTTGATTTCTTCAGTCTAGCAAACAACTAGCAGCTTCGGGTTTAACTTATTGAATTGGGTGCTTTGTTTTGTAACTTTTTATCAGAGTTGTGATGGCTACGTCTATGACTAATGAAAATAATTACTTGCTTAGACTATGCGGTATTGTGGTACAAGTTTTTGGCTTTGGTCCAACACTTTTTCTGCGACTCTGCAAACCTGATTGATTAGGGCGACTTGATAAATGTGATAATCAGTTGTATTCttcaaatttcattttctgatgACTTGGTCCAGCAGATTTCGCCGACTTCCTCCGCTGAGTCGCTGACAAGTCTCATATTTggcaacaactccaatcctacTCCCAGAATCCCGAGCTCCATAATTACCTTCTTTTCATTCTCACACGCACCGAGGTAGTAGGGTTTCTCTTTTCATTTTCACGTACTTTTCTCTCGATTCATTGATCATGTCTTTACTGTGATAATTCGTTCATCGTAGTTGTGGTTGCTGATGAACTAGGATTATTTGCTTAGGAATTCCAATTTGCTTCAGTAGGGTTTCACTTTCCGATTAGTTAATAGCTGTCGATAAGTTTAGTGAGGAATTCATCTTCGCTTTTACTGTTAATTGGTTTAGGATTTATGATGAAGAAGTAGGATTATATATTTGCTTTCTGCTGTCTTGAATTTTAAGAATATTGGCTTGTTTTCGTCGAAACTGTAGTGTTGGATTAAACATGGCATGAgcagttttgacttttgagtttGGCTGTGCCGATGAAACATTAAACTCTTGGTGGACAACTGGGTACATCAGTGGAGATTCGACAAGCAGCGGGTTTGCTTTTGAAAAGCAACCTTAGAAATGCATATAACTCCATGGATCCTATCAAGTCGGAATTACTGCCTTCCTTGGGATCACCAGATAGGCACAGCAGGTCTACAGTAGGAGTGTTGTTGTTCAACTCGGAGGAGTTATGGGATGGCCGGAATTGCTGCAAGCTCTTGTAACTTGTTTGGACAGTAATGACATAAATCACATGGAAGGTGCTATGATATATGCATTATCCAAGGTAAACACTATTTTCTAGAGTTAGCTGATTACTGCTCTTTCCAGTGTATGCATATGTGGCTGAAAGCTCCTTTTGCTGTTGGAATACATTTGTTATTCCTTTTGCATTGTTGTGCTGTGTTCTAGGCTAGCTTCTAAATTGATTATTGTCTAGAACTGTGAGTGAAAGTGATATTACGTTTTGGTCGATCGGGACCTTCTTAaaaaatatatgatatatataatgCATCCTTTTTCGTTATTGGGTCAAAAAAGGTCTGGTACTTGAAACAACAGAGCTGCTTTTAATTATCTATTTGGTCTATCTGACGAGAAGTGGTATCAACTGAAACAAGGTCACAACTTTTAGCACAATTCTATCAACTTTCTGTCTTCTTATTTTCTTATGAAATACTGCTATTATCTTAAAGCAATCCATTTGCCAGAATATACTTCATAAACGATCCTAGTCATCCTACTATTAATCCTACAGAGAGTTGTGTATTTGTGGTATGGAAAGATATTCTGATGTTctatggttaaaaaaaaaaaaaaaaaaaaaagcatatttACAACCATTCTTTTTTCCAGCCCTTTGCGAAATCAAATTTCCTGAAAAGGTGTTAATTTAGGCCCTAAATGTTTTTTTGGCATCACTGTATTATAAAATCTACAGAAGGCCAAAAAGTATGGATAGGTGGTCATAAATTTACAGGGCAAGTCAGTATGGATAGGTAGTCTTCAGGAACTAATTGGACTATCGTGGAGAGGTTTTGATCTTATTCGGAACTAAATCATGCACAATGAACCTTGGCCGCGTCAGTACTCAAGGTGTCTTCAAACAGAAACTTGCTGTTACTAATAGATTGCTAGATATAGAAATTTTTAGAGATGACTTAGTTATTTCATGTTTTGCACAAGCTACTTATCATAGCTTCAATATTATAATCAAAGACCTCAcccaaaaggaaaaatgataaTTAAAGACCAATATTATTCAATGAGATCCATCTTTTTTTCTGGTAAAAGAAAACTAATTATCTACAGATGGCAGATATTTGGCATGTACACAAATTGGCAATCTAAGGATAATCATCTTTTTAGGACAAGATCGAGCTTGTTTGGCCATGGTGGAATTCCTATTGCCTCAATTATTTCCGCGATGTATTCATGCTTGACAAAAGTTTTGAGAGAtatcaagcaagttctagagatACAATTCACAAAAGATTGATCACATGCACATGAAGAATAAAGTGCTAAGAGCTATTGAATGCACTTTCATTAGGCTCAAAACTCACATATATGGTGCAAATAGTTCTCACAAATTTCATCATGCCAACCATATCTCAATGCATCAACTTGACAATCAAATGTAACAATGAAGTTAAGCATAAGTCCCATAACCTTTATTTGAAAAATTGAGTtcatgttgaaggaaaatcgacatAGTGtgtcttatcaaactaggagtagtaataggagagaaggttctagaattcctaatcctactcggattagtattccttgtaacattagagcatgtactttgtaatccctatatattaTAATATTAtgacaattctctcatcaattctctctcgaatctattttacttaaacacgttatcagcacgagccctaaccacaaaacaaaaaaccaaaaaccaaaaaccaaaacccgaaaatcttctttcaccaccgcagcccctagcccgagctagccgagCCTTCGCTGCAGCTTGCCTTCGCGCGCCCTGCGCTACGCGCCCCTGCACTCCTTCGCTGCAGCCTGAGCGCCCGTGCGCTTGCAGCATTGtatcgctgcccctgcagcctcacagcagcccctgctgccttgCGCACTGCCCTTGCAGTCCCGTTTCAGCGATCTGTTATGACCAGGATTGCAAACCGGTTGCAATCCTAGCTTAGGatcaatcctagtttaggaTCAAACGGCACCTGCAATCCCGACCCCGGATTGAAGCAAGCATCGATTAacgaccttataaacatcattgttttggtctaatccaatcattcttggaaatcgatttcttggtagcatagctcggaaatcttattatttaattatttaatatatttcttcttcttatttcaggatgtcaaagcttgactttcctatccttgactcaactggctcggaatatcatagttgggtcacggatgttgagaaccatctcacttcaaaagagatcctacccgtaattcaagcaccaaatcccgagctcatatttgagcgtacgactacaaataatgccaccactctcatcttgatgagacaccacatggataaatcactccgattggagtacatggaaatcaaggatgctagagaattatgggttgcgctagaagagcgattTGGTAATGTcaaggataccctcctccccgacttgaaagttcaatggagcAATCTACAATTCGCCGACTTCAAGCCTGTAGTTGgatataattcagaagttctgCGCCTCAAAActatgttggggttctgtggacagcctgtcacagagcaagaactaattgagaaaactctctccaccttccccgtctcagcaatttTACTATCGAAGCAATATCGAACCGAATTCAATGCTGGACggctcacgaggtttcatcagctaattaatattatgtctgtagctgaaaaacatgataatatcctcgtgaagaattataattcaaggcctgtcagaactaagagcgttcacgaggcgaattataataatgcacccaaaagagggcgcaaggagtggaaccctaagaataagggacacaacggacgttctggtccatataactgccctacaaaggaaggtaatcgtcagaatgaaggacgaacacgtggcaatacatggcaacgtgggagaggatGCCGTGGAGCTCCAGGACGTGGTGGAGCCGTCCAAGGCCGTGGGAACGGTGCCAACTCCTCTAGGGGACGCCACCCaagtgcaaacaatgcacctcaattaaagggaggcaatcacaatgacatgtgtcatcgatgtggatcaagtgagcattggttcaagcaatacAATGCCAGCGATCAAATTGCTGCGAgttacaaggcatatagagacTTTAGAGAGCATGAAGCCTATCTTgccaaagaaggagaaaaagatggtgatgatgccaacgtcaatctcaccatatcggacttcaaatctgacaaggaattgcacaaggatgctgcagattttgattagtatagtcctttatttttcccaagaattatgtaatggcaattatgccttctatcaataaaatgacttattgtattaactctttccctctaggcgtactcaagagtaattgtgatgtctaggcaaggtttgatctgagagaatggttttaaaagtgagcacagctccaccaaaatctcgccttacctggtcacaaccaaattgaaattaccgaacggattgagtgactacgatttgtctacggtttgatttttatgttggattagattttggtcaaagaaactttgatgtaatcattggctattattaataaagtatcgatttattttattcaatgtcttggacatattttaatttcgaactttattatttaaccaatatgtttcccggagagctacaatgcctcgtggatagtgcaactacacataccatccttcgaaataggcagcTATTCCAATGGATGGcgcctactcgatcttctgtgactacgatggctggatcatctcaattgattcatggtagaggaccagcccaatttatgttgccaaatggcacaactttaaatgtcaccgaagctctttatgctcctagggcaggaagaaccctattgagcttcaaagatataagagccaatggatttcatgtggaaacacattgtgagaatggacaagagttcctttgcatcacctctaatgactacagacataaacgagtattagagaaacttatgtgtcgctctagtgggttttatgcaaccactattcgagtcattgaatccaatcatgttatgagagatgctttatgggattctgacacatataggctttggcatgactgtttgggacacccaggtcgtgacatgatgatccgtatattaaagacttcacacggacatccatttttcagaacgaaaagaagtaaatatTGGTTTTTGGAtaccgaaggagcccctgcggctcacggcgccgttcacccccaaaaccTGCCATCCTTGGCCGGTGCCGCCGGCCCCCTGCGGCCTCAATGTGGCATTGACACCACCTATGCTCTTTCCCATCCAAATTTTACTTCTCAAGTCctttgtgacttcgtggctcaaccaaaatcctcattggttgtttctaaagcccattattcgttctgcaaagcatgctctttagcaaaattaggattgagaccatcctatgcaaaggacaccaaagaaaatataccattcttgcaaagaatccaaggtgatatttgtggacctattcaaccatcttgcggaccatttagatattttatggtgttggttgatgcatcgacacgctggtcacatgtcatgctattatccactaggaacgctgcatttgttaaactcctagcacatattattaagttaagggctcaccaccctgatcatcctattaagtctataagattagacaatgctggggagtttacataaaaaacttttgatgattattgcatgtccattgggattgatgttgaacatctagttcctcatgttcacacccaaaatggtctcgtaaaagctgccattaaacgactacaaatggtcgctagggcattggtaatgcgcaccaatctccctatttctgcttggggctatgcaatattgcatgcagctgtgcttattcgtctgtgGCCCACTGTCactcaaccattttctgcgtcccagatggtgattgggtatgagcctaatgtctcacacttacgcatatttgggtgtgcagtatatgtgcctattgcaccgccacagcgcaccaaaatgggtcatcaaagacgattaggcatttatgttggctattattctccaacgattatccgctacatagaacccttgacaggcgatctctttaccgctagattgcgaattgtcacttcgatgagacagtcttcccgtcgttagggggagataagaacataaatgttcaacaggaacgacaggaattgtcgtggtctgtccctactctgtctcatcttgatccccgaaccgcacagtccgaaattgaagtgcggagaattctcgatcttcagaacgtagcagaatcgatgcctgatgcgttttctgatatcgctaaagtgacgagatcacatatacctgctgcaaacgtgccttcaaggattgatgtccctaaaattagaggacatgacgccacctcaagagtacatgaatatggcgccaacgtccccacccttggtgacgttgtggctaggcctacatctcctgccaggaagcgtgagaggcctataggttcgatggattctcgcccaagaaagaaagcgagtttggcacaaaataatccattaatcatcgatgtaaataatccatctcatgagaatattccggattatggttatgtccaagagacatcattgggggatgctccaatgtcagaaccaactccagagaatagagagatctccatgaattacactagtgtacatgagatgatggatagaaattctatggcgattgatgatgcatttgcatatcatattgcgaaaggaattatagaatatgatgatatcgaacctcgctctgttgaagaatgtcaacgaagagcggattggcctaaatggaaagatgcgatccaggctgaattggattcactaacaaagagacaggtatttgggcctataacgcagacacccccaaatgtaaaacttgttggccataaatgggtctttgttagaaagcgtaatgagaaaaatgaggtggtaagatataaagcccgccttgtggcgcaagatttctcacaacgccctggaatcgactatgaggagacatattctcccgtaatggacgttataacgttctgctaccttgtccgtttggtagtttccgaaaaacttgacatgcagcttatggatgtggttacagcatatctctatggggatctagattcagagatatatatgaaggtcccagatggacttcaattacccaaatcaaatagctctaaaccacggagcgcgttttcaataagattaaaacgctcactatatggattaaaacaatccggacggatgtggtataaccatctaagtgactacttgattgggaagagatatattaataatgaaatatgcccatgcgtgttcattaaaagaacaagttccggatttgcaatcatagcagtttatgtcgatgacatgaacctaattggaactctagatgagttaaaggaaactgctaaatatttgaaatccgaatttgagatgaaagatcttgggaaaacacggttttgtctcggtttagaactcgagcactgtagtgatgggattttgatccatcagtctgcatatactcaaaaaattctaaggcgctttcatgaagataaagcaaagcctgtgagtactcccatgattggtcgtagtcttgagccaagaaaagatccgtttcgtccaaaggatgaggacgaagacgaagaatcattagaggccgaagtgccctatttaagtgcaataggcgcattattgtacttagctcaatgcacaagaccagacatctccttcgcagtgaacttgttagctcgacatagctctgcgccaatacgccgccattggattggtgtaaagacaatctttcgatacctaagaggtacgattgatatgggcctattttatccctacagagagaaaaggaatgacgaaAATTTGGGATCGGTCCCCAAGAGGCAAAATGCCACCGT is a genomic window containing:
- the LOC133741041 gene encoding aspartate--tRNA ligase 2, cytoplasmic-like translates to MSHPEPQPATELSHEPENEESASLSKKAAKKKAAKLEKLRRRQEREAATAAARADQYSAAPEDQLAANYGDVSLIQLQSMKMVDVNLRTEVGALTEALKDQKVRIRGRAQTIRPTGEKLAFIVVREKGFTVQCVVTVQREIVSCQMVKYASKLSRESIIDIEGVVSKPDMAIAGASQQVDVQVRKLYCISRAAVLPIEIENAARSEKPTEDGQNTRLNNRVLDLRTAANRGIFRIQSQVGTIFRQFLLSEGFIEIHTPKLIAGSSEGGASVFKLDYVKGQPACLAQSPQLHKQMSICADFGRVFEVGSVFRAENSDTHRHLCEFTGLDIEMEIEWSYFEVMDIVNRLFVNMFDYLNKNCEKELEAVRRQYPFEPLKYLPETLRLTFAEGVQMLKDAGVEVDPMGDLDTKKERKLGQIVLEKYGTEFYILHRYPLAVRPFYTMPCDDNPEYSNSFDVFIRGEEIISGAQRIHVPELLVERAEARGIEVETVSTYIDSFRYGAPPHGGFGVGLERVVMLFCGLNNIRKTSLFPRDPDRLAP